In one window of Methanocorpusculum sp. DNA:
- the tsaA gene encoding tRNA (N6-threonylcarbamoyladenosine(37)-N6)-methyltransferase TrmO produces MDQLTIYTDGASRGNPGQAASAWLILRGDEVLESDVLTLGRATNNVAEYSALNAALRRAARFCTPKETRVEVFSDSNLMISQMTGRYAVRSEDLRPLYEKAKELASVFASVNYTHVPRENAYVGSCDWLCNNALDLLSQKPAPVQKKIECVPIGIVHSPFTNPEDAPRQGIFTDKPSRITIYEKYRDGLFGLAAGDKVFILCWFDRAERDILKVKPHGHGKGEMRGVFSTRAPVRPNPISLTLVTIISINDLVLTVKGLEALDTTPVLDIKPYYGDIDS; encoded by the coding sequence ATGGACCAGTTGACGATCTACACCGATGGAGCAAGCCGGGGAAACCCGGGACAGGCCGCCTCCGCCTGGCTGATTTTACGGGGAGATGAAGTACTGGAATCTGATGTCCTCACACTTGGACGGGCGACCAATAATGTTGCCGAATACTCGGCACTGAATGCTGCTCTCCGGCGGGCAGCACGGTTTTGCACCCCGAAAGAGACCCGGGTCGAGGTCTTCTCGGACAGTAATCTGATGATCTCCCAGATGACTGGGAGATATGCGGTCAGGTCGGAGGATCTTCGCCCGCTGTATGAAAAGGCAAAAGAGCTGGCATCGGTGTTTGCCTCGGTGAACTACACCCATGTCCCGCGGGAGAATGCCTATGTGGGTTCATGCGACTGGTTATGCAATAATGCACTGGACCTTCTCTCACAGAAACCAGCGCCGGTCCAAAAAAAGATTGAGTGCGTGCCGATAGGTATCGTTCACTCGCCGTTCACCAATCCCGAGGATGCGCCCAGACAAGGGATCTTCACCGACAAACCAAGCAGGATCACGATCTATGAAAAATACCGGGATGGTCTCTTTGGTCTTGCCGCCGGGGACAAAGTCTTCATCCTCTGCTGGTTCGACCGGGCGGAACGCGACATCCTCAAAGTAAAACCGCATGGTCACGGGAAAGGCGAGATGCGCGGCGTTTTCTCGACACGTGCCCCGGTCAGGCCAAATCCGATCTCCCTGACCCTCGTTACGATCATCAGCATAAATGACCTCGTCCTCACCGTCAAGGGACTCGAGGCGCTTGACACCACGCCGGTCCTCGACATCAAACCGTATTACGGGGATATCGACAGCTGA
- a CDS encoding MarC family protein — MLELLVTVISAAFTLIIILDPLLSVSMFINLTRDLQKPEMIRQAFVATGVAGALMLTFLIFNNILFDMLGIELESFKVAGGIILFILGLQIVLGLDIGGSSAGHKNLESSDRIGKKSMAGVIIGTPVMCGPGTITTVMILGAQNGILLTLVAVLLALFCIWLILIFSAQIKKLLGETVLVILSKIVGLLLTAIAVHTIWTGILGLIAISVI, encoded by the coding sequence ATGCTCGAACTACTGGTGACCGTCATATCTGCCGCGTTTACCCTGATCATTATTCTGGATCCTCTCCTCTCGGTCTCGATGTTCATCAACCTGACCCGGGATCTCCAAAAACCCGAGATGATCAGGCAGGCGTTCGTTGCAACCGGAGTTGCCGGCGCTCTAATGCTGACATTTCTGATATTCAATAATATTTTGTTCGATATGCTCGGCATCGAGCTGGAGAGTTTCAAGGTCGCCGGAGGTATAATCCTCTTTATTCTCGGTCTGCAGATCGTTCTTGGCCTGGACATCGGCGGCTCCTCGGCAGGACACAAAAATCTGGAGAGTTCGGATCGGATCGGGAAGAAGTCGATGGCCGGCGTCATCATCGGCACGCCGGTGATGTGCGGGCCGGGAACGATCACGACAGTGATGATCCTTGGGGCGCAGAACGGTATTCTTCTGACCCTCGTCGCGGTGCTCCTTGCCCTGTTTTGTATCTGGCTGATCCTGATCTTCTCGGCGCAGATCAAGAAACTGCTCGGGGAAACCGTGCTCGTGATCCTCTCCAAGATCGTCGGTCTTCTTCTGACGGCGATCGCCGTACACACGATCTGGACCGGTATCCTCGGACTGATCGCCATCTCGGTCATCTGA
- a CDS encoding pirin family protein: MYHGQRIPGFPKHPHRGFETITVTLQGYVDHADSLGAAGRYCNGDVQWMTAGSGCQHAEMFPLVHQDQENPLELFQIWLNLPAKDKFAQPHYRMLWAEDIPVLTSTDAHGRASTVRLIAGEWDGAKAPAPSPASWANDPNNHVRILLIRMDPGAEIRIPAVTPTISRNLYFYEGDKIRISGKEILPYTRAVLAGDRDLRIQAGNAQCFLLLLEGEPINEPIAKYGPFVMNTSEEIQDAYRDYRQTGFGGWPWDAPDPVHDIGENRFAKYIDGHVEERRSYHDPT; this comes from the coding sequence ATGTATCACGGCCAGCGGATCCCGGGATTCCCAAAACATCCCCACCGGGGATTTGAGACGATCACGGTCACTCTTCAGGGATATGTGGACCATGCAGATTCGCTCGGGGCCGCGGGGAGATACTGTAACGGCGATGTTCAGTGGATGACCGCCGGGAGCGGCTGTCAGCATGCGGAGATGTTTCCGCTCGTGCATCAGGACCAGGAGAACCCGCTTGAACTTTTCCAGATATGGCTGAATCTTCCGGCTAAAGATAAATTCGCACAGCCGCATTACCGCATGCTCTGGGCCGAGGATATACCCGTCCTGACCTCCACGGACGCCCATGGGCGGGCGAGCACGGTCCGGCTGATCGCCGGTGAGTGGGACGGAGCAAAAGCGCCAGCCCCCTCACCCGCCTCATGGGCAAACGACCCGAACAACCATGTCCGGATCCTCCTCATCCGGATGGATCCGGGAGCCGAGATCCGGATCCCGGCCGTTACGCCAACGATCTCCCGGAACCTGTACTTCTACGAAGGGGATAAGATCAGGATCAGCGGAAAGGAGATCCTCCCCTATACACGGGCAGTACTCGCCGGGGATAGGGATCTCCGGATACAGGCCGGGAACGCCCAGTGTTTCCTTCTTCTCCTCGAAGGCGAACCGATCAATGAACCGATCGCGAAGTACGGGCCGTTTGTCATGAACACCTCTGAAGAGATCCAGGATGCCTACCGGGACTACCGGCAGACCGGATTCGGCGGATGGCCGTGGGACGCCCCCGACCCGGTCCATGACATCGGCGAGAACCGGTTCGCAAAGTACATCGACGGGCATGTTGAGGAACGCCGGTCGTATCATGATCCAACGTAG
- a CDS encoding TATA-box-binding protein, protein MDGKTYASLKIENIVASGVIAEAIDLAEISEKIDGCELNTKRFPGAVYRIDNPKMASLIFSSGKVVLTGIRNEAALDEGLAKVLASLKEAGVKVLDVPRVAVTNIVCSYDIGRFINLNRVVATLSLEAIEYEPEQFPGLVYRIKDPKIVALLFSSGKIILTGGKNLDDVRRGLDFLEESLKDVLTEQK, encoded by the coding sequence ATGGATGGGAAAACATACGCCTCTCTGAAGATTGAAAATATCGTCGCCTCCGGTGTAATCGCCGAAGCGATTGATCTTGCAGAGATATCTGAAAAAATTGACGGGTGTGAACTCAATACAAAACGTTTCCCCGGTGCAGTGTATCGTATAGACAATCCGAAAATGGCATCGCTCATCTTCTCCTCAGGAAAAGTTGTGCTTACCGGAATCAGAAATGAAGCAGCGCTCGATGAGGGTCTCGCAAAGGTGCTTGCCTCTCTGAAAGAAGCCGGCGTCAAAGTGCTGGATGTCCCCCGGGTTGCCGTGACCAACATAGTATGTTCCTACGACATCGGCCGGTTCATCAATCTCAACCGTGTTGTCGCGACCCTTTCTCTCGAAGCGATCGAGTATGAGCCGGAACAATTCCCAGGTCTCGTATACCGGATCAAAGATCCAAAAATCGTGGCACTCCTCTTCTCGTCCGGAAAGATCATCCTGACCGGCGGCAAGAATCTTGATGATGTCCGAAGAGGTCTTGACTTCCTTGAAGAAAGCCTCAAGGATGTCCTGACAGAACAAAAATAA
- a CDS encoding DEAD/DEAH box helicase, with protein sequence MDDKNMYIKYEEAQVPKYQIPKSPISEKITRYLTERNIRLYAHQAETFDQVSNGKNVIITTPTASGKTLAYSLPILERLVTDPDATALFIYPTKALTRDQLLFFTEFDSALHAKTKPAIYDGDTKQELRPKIRTDSRIILTNMYELHHILGWRAKWGDFWTNLSFVVVDEAHRYRGIFGSNTALLLRRLRRVCNFYDADPQFILSSATLGDPVSFAETLTGLPSVEISSDGSPRAKRIFRIYSPENKSSISATAELVSSQIKAGMQTLCFTRSRNAAEITAMRCREEQPAGNIASYRGGYRPAERKEIEARLKTGNVSGVISTNALEVGIDVGGLDSVVISGFPGSMISVLQQAGRAGRNGQDAVITFVAGQNPIDQYYARNPEAFFDAPREQAILGIENPYILSSHLQCAAAELPYKPERDQKYFGDAAADLITVLKNEHLVSSTSKGYVYCGVENPAQNTPFFGIIGKTWSVLNGKTILETMDENQAYREAYPGAVIFHQGERYRVETIEPEHRLIRVRKTSDLYHTRPISMTEITITAKEKTRRHNDLQVNYGEVMVSSQILGYSEIEYDQIIAAHELSVSPRRFTTKACWITIDEECGIKPEAFAGSLHGVEHALIAAMPHYVLCDRADIGGVSTPFHSDTAAPTIFIYDGVAGGIGLAEKATEIFPDILTFAREIVTGCPCKNGCPSCIHSPKCGNNNQPLDKTGTVFLLGHLERESKKPSSINNSDVNS encoded by the coding sequence ATGGATGACAAAAATATGTATATAAAATACGAAGAGGCACAAGTTCCAAAATATCAGATACCGAAATCTCCGATTTCCGAAAAGATCACACGGTATCTTACAGAGAGAAACATCAGGCTCTACGCTCATCAGGCAGAAACATTTGACCAGGTATCGAACGGAAAAAATGTGATCATCACAACGCCGACCGCTTCGGGGAAGACCCTTGCCTACTCCCTTCCCATTCTGGAAAGACTCGTCACTGATCCAGATGCGACCGCATTGTTCATCTATCCGACAAAAGCCCTAACTCGCGATCAGCTGCTCTTCTTTACAGAATTTGACTCTGCTCTTCATGCAAAAACAAAACCGGCGATCTATGACGGCGATACAAAACAGGAGCTTCGGCCAAAGATCCGTACAGACTCGCGCATCATTCTCACAAATATGTATGAACTTCATCATATCCTTGGATGGCGAGCCAAATGGGGTGATTTTTGGACAAATCTCTCATTTGTAGTTGTTGACGAGGCACACAGATACCGGGGTATTTTTGGATCCAACACGGCCCTTCTCTTGAGAAGACTGCGGCGTGTCTGCAATTTTTACGATGCAGACCCACAGTTCATTTTATCATCGGCAACTCTGGGGGATCCGGTGTCATTTGCAGAAACCTTGACCGGTCTGCCGTCTGTGGAGATCAGCAGTGACGGATCACCGCGTGCAAAACGGATCTTCCGGATCTACTCTCCCGAAAACAAAAGCAGTATCTCTGCTACCGCCGAACTGGTTAGTTCCCAAATTAAAGCCGGAATGCAGACATTGTGCTTCACCCGTTCAAGAAATGCTGCAGAGATTACAGCCATGCGATGCCGCGAGGAGCAGCCTGCTGGAAATATTGCCTCCTATCGCGGAGGATATCGTCCGGCTGAACGAAAAGAGATCGAAGCAAGGCTCAAAACAGGGAACGTATCCGGGGTCATCAGTACCAACGCTTTGGAGGTCGGCATTGATGTGGGCGGTCTGGACTCCGTCGTCATCAGTGGATTTCCAGGATCTATGATCTCTGTTCTTCAGCAGGCTGGACGCGCAGGAAGAAACGGACAAGACGCAGTCATTACATTTGTTGCCGGACAAAATCCGATCGATCAGTATTATGCCAGAAACCCTGAGGCATTTTTTGATGCCCCGCGCGAACAGGCAATCCTTGGCATCGAAAATCCCTATATTCTCTCCTCTCATCTCCAGTGTGCCGCAGCCGAACTCCCGTACAAGCCCGAGCGTGACCAGAAATACTTCGGGGATGCTGCTGCTGATTTAATCACCGTTCTCAAAAACGAACATCTCGTTTCCAGCACCTCGAAAGGATATGTTTACTGCGGCGTGGAAAATCCTGCACAGAACACACCGTTCTTTGGGATAATAGGAAAAACCTGGTCAGTACTTAACGGGAAAACCATTCTTGAAACCATGGATGAAAATCAGGCATACAGGGAAGCATATCCGGGCGCAGTCATCTTTCATCAGGGTGAACGTTATCGTGTGGAAACCATCGAACCTGAACATCGCCTCATCAGAGTCAGAAAAACATCAGATCTCTATCACACGAGACCGATTTCAATGACGGAAATCACCATCACTGCAAAAGAAAAAACCAGAAGACACAATGATCTTCAGGTAAATTACGGCGAAGTTATGGTCTCATCCCAGATCCTTGGCTACTCAGAGATTGAGTATGATCAGATCATAGCAGCACATGAACTGTCTGTGTCCCCGCGGAGATTTACCACGAAAGCCTGCTGGATAACCATTGACGAAGAATGCGGCATCAAACCGGAAGCGTTCGCCGGTTCGCTTCACGGTGTTGAACATGCTCTGATTGCCGCGATGCCGCATTATGTCCTTTGTGACAGAGCCGATATAGGCGGGGTATCCACGCCGTTCCACAGCGATACTGCCGCCCCCACGATCTTCATCTATGACGGAGTTGCCGGCGGCATAGGTCTTGCAGAAAAAGCAACGGAGATTTTCCCGGATATACTCACATTTGCCCGTGAGATAGTAACAGGATGCCCCTGTAAAAATGGCTGTCCTTCCTGCATCCACTCACCTAAATGCGGAAATAACAACCAGCCTCTGGACAAAACCGGCACGGTCTTCCTTCTGGGACACCTCGAACGCGAATCCAAAAAACCGTCGTCTATAAATAATTCTGATGTAAATTCTTAA
- a CDS encoding ribonuclease H-like domain-containing protein yields MQVLSKEFVQSVFLKTETRGRGNAEIPGTFEIDTPDGTCLSRETTRIYPDYLISEERIRERCMCELTLVPGIGPRRAYEYRRKGVVNLTDLRHTCRRESAFEIADVIENGNPGDIFRIFQDAHRGNDPLLLGFSHALPKEDLLYFDIETLGMFQSPIILFGCGVWKGNELTVTQYLLRDIEDEPAALYLTGQAFRKHAHVVTYNGKGFDVPYLNNRLSYYGERTVCPDLHFDLLYPTRRLYGADIPDCCLGTVEKFVLHTPRSNDLPGYLVPAYYQNYLRTRDPSILTPIMKHNELDVANLALLLRTECETIYG; encoded by the coding sequence ATGCAGGTCCTCAGTAAGGAATTCGTACAAAGTGTATTTCTGAAAACAGAAACACGTGGGAGGGGAAATGCAGAGATCCCCGGTACCTTTGAGATAGATACACCTGATGGTACGTGTCTTTCGAGGGAAACTACCCGGATCTACCCGGATTATCTCATTTCAGAAGAGAGGATTCGCGAACGGTGTATGTGTGAACTGACATTGGTGCCCGGGATAGGTCCAAGACGTGCTTATGAGTACCGAAGAAAAGGCGTGGTGAATCTTACCGACCTAAGACATACCTGCCGGCGGGAATCTGCATTTGAAATCGCAGATGTTATCGAGAATGGGAATCCTGGAGACATTTTCAGGATCTTTCAGGATGCTCACAGAGGAAATGATCCACTATTACTGGGTTTTTCCCATGCACTTCCGAAAGAAGATCTTCTGTATTTCGATATAGAGACACTTGGCATGTTTCAGTCCCCGATCATCCTTTTCGGGTGCGGTGTCTGGAAAGGGAACGAACTTACCGTTACTCAGTATCTTCTCCGTGATATCGAAGACGAACCTGCTGCTCTCTATCTGACCGGTCAGGCTTTTCGAAAACATGCCCATGTCGTCACCTATAATGGGAAAGGGTTTGATGTGCCGTATCTGAATAATCGTCTATCCTATTATGGCGAGCGAACGGTCTGTCCTGATCTGCATTTTGATCTTTTGTATCCCACCAGAAGACTTTACGGAGCTGATATTCCTGACTGTTGTTTAGGTACTGTTGAAAAGTTTGTTCTTCACACGCCAAGATCGAACGATCTGCCGGGATATCTGGTCCCCGCTTATTATCAGAATTATCTCCGCACCAGAGACCCGTCAATTCTCACGCCGATCATGAAACATAATGAACTCGATGTTGCAAATCTCGCTCTGCTTCTCCGAACTGAATGTGAGACCATCTATGGATGA
- a CDS encoding ABC transporter ATP-binding protein — protein sequence MLEIENLHVEVGGREVLHGISLIVPDGQTHVLLGPNGSGKTTLLRTIMGFASSKVTSGKIIFNGVDVTHKPVHERAKLGMGIMFQRPPTISGLKLGKFINATNNIDEARIPIIVEKLHMTKFLDRDVNAGFSGGEIKRSEILQLTVQNPSFVMLDEPESGVDVENMALLGDAAAALLEKGIHMKNRTKSGLIITHTGYILDYLEADVGYVLIDGSLQCSGNPREILKSVKTSGYKDCLSCRK from the coding sequence ATGCTTGAGATAGAAAACCTGCATGTGGAAGTTGGCGGACGCGAAGTTCTGCACGGGATATCTTTGATCGTGCCGGATGGACAGACCCATGTCCTCCTTGGCCCGAATGGGTCAGGAAAAACTACTCTTCTACGTACGATAATGGGCTTTGCCTCTTCGAAAGTAACCTCCGGGAAAATAATCTTTAATGGCGTTGATGTTACGCATAAACCGGTCCACGAACGTGCAAAACTAGGAATGGGGATCATGTTTCAGCGCCCGCCCACAATATCCGGCTTGAAACTCGGCAAATTCATCAATGCAACAAATAACATCGATGAGGCACGGATCCCAATTATCGTGGAAAAACTGCACATGACCAAATTTCTTGACAGAGATGTCAATGCAGGATTCTCAGGCGGAGAAATAAAACGCAGTGAGATCCTGCAGCTTACCGTTCAGAATCCGTCATTTGTGATGCTGGATGAACCGGAAAGCGGAGTGGATGTGGAAAATATGGCCCTCCTCGGCGATGCCGCCGCCGCTCTTCTGGAAAAAGGGATCCATATGAAAAACCGTACCAAATCTGGACTGATCATCACACACACTGGATATATTCTTGATTATCTTGAGGCTGATGTCGGTTATGTATTGATCGACGGATCTCTCCAGTGCAGCGGAAACCCGCGTGAAATTCTCAAAAGTGTGAAAACATCAGGATATAAGGACTGTCTATCATGCCGGAAATGA
- a CDS encoding SufD family Fe-S cluster assembly protein — MPEMNGFSGISPEDKERLALTGIHTDSMEGRAGSFLLVNDHILHAGSQAEGVEVLMIEKALEKYEWLKDYCWNLVPADKDKYTQYVADHPQRGYVIIAHKGTKTTFPLQSCMFLQGDTIQTVHNIVIAEEGSEVHLIAGCASSLKTKEGAHYGINEIYVGKNAKVTSTMIHTWGEEIEVFPRTATVVEEGGTFLSNYVCMRPTKMVQMYPTAFLKGEGAVARFSSVIVAGTGSYIDAGSRAVLQAPNTSAELITRAITNGGTIISRGAIIAEVPQTKGHIECRGLILKDGIMHAIPEIDGRVVDVELSHEAAVGKIARDEIEYLMARGLSEEEATATIIRGFLDVRIEGLPDALQKQIENAIDSADHGF; from the coding sequence ATGCCGGAAATGAATGGATTCTCGGGGATCAGCCCCGAAGATAAAGAACGCCTTGCCTTAACCGGGATCCACACCGATTCAATGGAAGGACGCGCAGGAAGTTTCCTCCTCGTAAATGATCATATCCTTCACGCAGGTTCCCAAGCCGAAGGAGTAGAGGTGCTGATGATCGAAAAAGCACTCGAAAAATACGAGTGGCTCAAGGATTACTGCTGGAACCTTGTCCCGGCTGACAAAGATAAGTACACACAGTACGTCGCAGATCACCCTCAGAGAGGTTATGTCATAATCGCCCATAAAGGAACAAAAACCACCTTTCCCCTCCAGAGCTGTATGTTTCTCCAAGGCGACACGATTCAGACTGTGCACAACATCGTCATAGCCGAGGAAGGGTCCGAAGTCCATCTGATCGCAGGATGTGCAAGTTCTCTGAAAACAAAAGAGGGGGCACACTATGGGATCAACGAGATCTATGTTGGGAAAAATGCCAAAGTGACCTCGACCATGATCCATACGTGGGGAGAAGAGATCGAAGTCTTCCCGCGTACGGCGACCGTCGTCGAAGAAGGAGGAACGTTCCTTTCCAACTACGTCTGTATGCGCCCTACAAAAATGGTCCAGATGTATCCAACCGCTTTTCTCAAAGGTGAAGGCGCAGTCGCACGCTTTTCAAGTGTCATCGTCGCCGGAACCGGCTCATACATCGATGCAGGTTCGAGAGCCGTGCTTCAGGCGCCGAACACCAGCGCTGAATTGATAACCCGCGCTATTACAAACGGCGGAACGATCATATCCCGCGGAGCTATAATTGCTGAAGTCCCTCAGACAAAAGGACACATCGAATGCCGCGGACTTATATTAAAAGACGGCATTATGCACGCGATCCCTGAAATCGACGGACGTGTTGTTGACGTTGAACTGTCCCATGAGGCAGCGGTCGGCAAGATCGCGAGAGATGAGATTGAGTATCTCATGGCACGCGGACTCTCGGAAGAAGAGGCTACTGCAACGATCATCCGCGGATTCCTGGATGTCAGGATCGAAGGTCTTCCGGATGCTCTCCAGAAGCAGATCGAAAATGCAATCGATTCGGCTGATCACGGATTCTGA
- a CDS encoding cyclase family protein: MKIYDVSVGLHPGMYIYPGDPEFLLTPLKAGNAYISSMFLGTHTGTHIDAPAHYFPNEKTIDRIGLDNLIIPVEVVTSPLLPTQNCKAVFFKNAAPLSMEMAEVLLLKGFKTVGCDTPSIGDDDVHRFLLKNEIVIIEMLDLSKISDGVYQMIALPLKIEGADASPARVILLDDML, translated from the coding sequence ATGAAGATCTATGATGTGAGTGTCGGCCTGCATCCCGGGATGTATATATATCCCGGGGATCCGGAGTTTCTTTTGACCCCGCTGAAGGCAGGAAATGCTTACATCTCATCCATGTTTCTTGGGACACACACCGGCACCCACATCGATGCCCCCGCACATTATTTCCCGAATGAAAAAACCATTGACAGGATAGGATTGGATAATCTGATCATTCCTGTCGAGGTCGTAACCTCTCCCCTTTTGCCGACACAAAACTGCAAGGCAGTTTTTTTTAAAAATGCAGCACCGTTATCTATGGAAATGGCTGAAGTTCTCCTGCTCAAAGGTTTCAAAACAGTTGGTTGTGACACACCTTCGATAGGAGATGATGACGTTCATCGTTTTTTACTGAAAAATGAGATCGTCATCATCGAGATGCTGGACCTTTCGAAGATTTCGGATGGTGTTTATCAAATGATCGCTCTGCCTCTGAAAATCGAAGGGGCGGACGCTTCGCCTGCACGAGTTATTTTACTGGATGATATGTTATGA
- a CDS encoding phosphopentomutase/phosphoglucosamine mutase has protein sequence MLFGSSGIRQMFDQRLLSLAPIVGAAVAQNAKHIVFGTDSRTSREILANAVISGLISNGADVIYGGICPTPTVAFCAGFADAGVMITASHNPEPYNGIKLFRSDGSSYTLAQQKEIEDEVEHPSWSKWDEQGVLTDADLITPHKEAILTSVCIPENLTVVVDCGNGAGGQITPKLFEESGATVISVNCDPAGKFARPSEPLEKNLLHIPKLMKKIDADCAVVNDGDADRMMAFDNWGRYIDGDHLLMLFAKYLDAKQVVTTVDASMAIEEIAEVHRTPVGDSFVSEELISWGTFGGEPSGSWIFPKHSLCPDGPYAAALFAEISGEWNVAEELDAMPRYTILRDSLETKHGKEILSGLGADKPTDGIRLTEENGWCLIRASGTEPKIRCTAEGRTRDDAKRMLDAGMTRIRNAIHQIKE, from the coding sequence ATGCTTTTTGGCTCGTCCGGTATCAGACAGATGTTTGATCAGCGCCTCCTTTCCCTTGCTCCGATAGTTGGAGCGGCAGTTGCACAAAATGCAAAACACATTGTTTTTGGAACCGATTCGCGAACCAGCAGGGAAATCCTCGCAAACGCAGTGATTTCGGGACTGATCAGTAATGGGGCGGATGTTATCTACGGCGGGATATGTCCCACCCCGACCGTAGCTTTTTGTGCCGGATTTGCGGATGCAGGTGTTATGATAACGGCATCACATAACCCTGAGCCCTACAACGGGATCAAACTTTTCCGGTCTGACGGATCCTCTTATACGCTCGCTCAGCAAAAAGAGATCGAAGATGAGGTAGAACATCCTTCGTGGAGTAAGTGGGACGAACAGGGTGTATTAACTGATGCTGATCTTATTACTCCGCATAAAGAAGCGATCCTTACATCAGTTTGTATTCCGGAAAACCTGACTGTGGTCGTGGATTGTGGTAACGGAGCCGGCGGACAGATCACGCCCAAGCTCTTTGAAGAATCGGGAGCAACCGTCATTTCTGTAAACTGTGATCCCGCAGGAAAGTTTGCGCGCCCGTCCGAACCGCTCGAAAAAAATCTTCTCCACATCCCAAAGCTGATGAAAAAAATCGATGCTGACTGTGCAGTCGTGAATGACGGGGATGCCGACAGGATGATGGCGTTCGACAATTGGGGTAGATATATTGACGGTGATCATCTGCTCATGCTTTTTGCGAAGTATCTGGATGCAAAACAGGTTGTTACAACCGTTGACGCTTCAATGGCGATCGAAGAGATCGCCGAGGTTCACCGAACTCCGGTTGGTGACAGTTTTGTTTCCGAGGAACTCATCTCATGGGGGACGTTCGGCGGTGAGCCGTCAGGAAGCTGGATCTTCCCGAAACACTCCCTTTGTCCCGATGGACCTTACGCTGCAGCACTTTTCGCCGAGATTTCGGGTGAATGGAATGTGGCAGAGGAGCTTGATGCGATGCCGCGATATACCATCCTTCGTGATTCTTTGGAGACAAAGCATGGAAAAGAGATCCTTTCAGGGCTCGGCGCGGACAAGCCGACGGACGGGATCCGGCTCACTGAAGAAAACGGATGGTGCCTGATCCGTGCAAGCGGGACCGAACCTAAGATCCGCTGTACAGCAGAAGGAAGAACAAGAGACGATGCAAAACGGATGCTGGATGCAGGAATGACCAGGATCCGTAATGCCATTCATCAGATCAAGGAGTAA